In Prunus dulcis chromosome 1, ALMONDv2, whole genome shotgun sequence, the following are encoded in one genomic region:
- the LOC117614840 gene encoding plant cysteine oxidase 1-like, whose translation METNCRMQKSKIQTLYEACNLLFSQKMLPTSQQVQWLKNFLGTFKAIDVGIDEFGLCGSPSTSPRRDKGLICGQSISQITYIHIHECHHFSIGVFCFPAGATLPLHDHPGMTVFSKLLYGSCYVKAYDWINGGTTSGFRSFGLAGKVLDGIMRAPCETSVLFPTSGGNIHSFNAVTPCAILDVLAPPYSEELGRPSTYFLEFPISSLPGYAMLEEEELQDDLVVAGAPYLGPPIDDAGIGCCCLLDFASV comes from the exons ATGGAAACCAACTGTAGAATGCAGaaaagcaaaatccaaacgctGTATGAAGCCTGCAATCTTTTATTTTCCCAGAAAATGCTCCCAACTTCCCAACAAGTTCAATGGCTGAAAAATTTCCTGG GCACGTTTAAAGCAATAGATGTTGGAATTGatgaatttggtttatgtGGATCGCCATCTACTAGCCCAAGGAGAGATAAGGGACTGATCTGTGGGCAAAGCATCTCCCAAATCACTTACATTCACATTCATGAATGTCACCATTTCTCT ATCGGCGTGTTTTGTTTCCCTGCTGGAGCGACACTTCCCCTTCATGATCACCCTGGAATGACAGTCTTTAGCAAACTCCTTTATGGTTCATGTTATGTTAAAGCTTACGATTGGATCAACGGAGGAACTACTTCAGGCTTCAGATCAT TTGGATTGGCAGGCAAGGTTTTAGATGGCATTATGAGGGCACCATGTGAGACTAGTGTACTATTTCCGACAAGTGGAGGGAACATTCATTCTTTTAATGCAGTAACTCCTTGTGCTATCTTGGATGTATTGGCTCCACCTTACTCTGAGGAGCTTGGCAGGCCTTCTACTTATTTCTTGGAATTTCctatttcttctcttcctg GATATGCAAtgcttgaggaagaagagctGCAAGATGATCTGGTGGTTGCTGGAGCACCGTATCTTGGGCCTCCTATTGATGATGCTGGCATTGGCTGTTGTTGCCTTCTTGACTTTGCCAGTGTATAG
- the LOC117614838 gene encoding serine/threonine-protein kinase SAPK2-like, which yields MERYEIMKDIGFGNFGVARLVRDKLTRELFAVKFIERGHKIDEHVQREIMNHRSLKHPNIVRFKEVLLTPTHLAIVMEYAAGGELFGRICNAGRFSEDEARFFFQQLISGVSYCHSMQICHRDLKLENTLLDGSTAPRVKICDFGYSKSVLHSQPKSTVGTPAYIAPEVLSKSKYDGQIADVWSCGVTLYVMIVGAYPFEDPQDPRNFRKTIGRILSVQYSIPDNVRVSIECRHLLSHIFVADPKKRITIPEIKSHPWFLKNLPMEMMEGGSWQTHDVNNPSQSIEEVQSIIQEARKPVGVPNAARKPLIGSSSMELDDLDAEDIGTSGDFVLPNMSN from the exons ATGGAGAGGTATGAGATTATGAAAGATATTGGGTTTGGGAATTTTGGGGTAGCCAGGCTGGTCAGAGATAAGTTGACCAGAGAGCTCTTTGCTGTTAAGTTCATTGAGAGAGGCCACAAG ATAGATGAACATGTGCAAAGGGAAATCATGAACCACAGATCATTGAAGCATCCCAATATTGTTCGATTCAAAGAG GTCCTTTTGACACCAACTCATCTAGCCATAGTAATGGAGTATGCGGCAGGGGGAGAACTCTTTGGGAGAATATGCAATGCTGGCAGATTTAGTGAGGATGAG GCAAGGTTTTTCTTCCAGCAGTTGATATCAGGAGTTAGTTATTGTCATTCAATG CAAATCTGTCATAGAGACCTTAAGCTTGAAAACACACTCTTAGATGGCAGCACAGCACCCCGTGTAAAAATATGTGATTTCGGATACTCAAAG TCAGTATTGCATTCTCAGCCAAAATCTACTGTAGGAACACCAGCTTATATAGCACCTGAGGTCCTATCTAAAAGCAAATATGATGGACAG ATTGCAGACGTTTGGTCTTGTGGAGTGACCTTATATGTGATGATAGTTGGAGCATATCCCTTTGAAGATCCTCAAGACCCTCGaaactttagaaaaacaaTTGGG CGGATACTTAGCGTACAGTACTCAATTCCAGATAATGTCCGAGTTTCCATCGAATGTAGACATCTCTtatctcatatatttgtagcAGACCCCAAAAAG AGAATAACAATCCCAGAAATTAAAAGCCACCCTTGGTTTCTAAAGAACTTACCTATGGAAATGATGGAAGGAGGAAGCTGGCAGACCCATGATGTTAATAATCCATCCCAAAGCATTGAAGAAGTCCAGTCCATAATACAAGAGGCAAGAAAACCAGTCGGGGTACCAAATGCAGCTCGTAAGCCTCTCATCGGAAGCAGCAGCATGGAACTTGATGATTTGGATGCTGAAGATATTGGAACAAGTGGTGATTTTGTATTGCCAAATATGAGTAATTAA